The Elusimicrobia bacterium HGW-Elusimicrobia-1 genome includes the window CGTTTTCGGAGCGTCTGGAAGAAAACAAAAACGTAATGTCCCTGGTCGCGCGCCGTCTCGACGACATGGAATCCAATATCACGTCTAAGGTCGGCAAAATTTCAGACAGGATGGACGCCCAGTCCGACCGTGGAACTCCGTCGAATTCTTCCGGAGACGCCGCCGCTGCCGGTATCCAGCCCGCTTCCGGCGCGGCGGAAATACCGCCGGGCGAACTATACCGCATGGCTTACGATGATTTTGTCGCCGGACGGCAGGAATCTGCCGCCGACGCTTTTAAAATCTTTCTTGCAAAACATCCCGATGCTTCGCTTGCGCCCGACGCGCGGTACTATCTTGGCGAAAGCTATTACTCGCGGTCAATGTGGAAAGATGCCTCCGCCGAGTTCTCCGCGCTCGTCGAAAAATATCCCAAGTCGGAGCACACTCCGAGCGCGCTCTACAAAAAGGCGCTTTCCGAGGAGATGCTCGGTAATTCCGAAGACGCCAAAAAAATCTACGCCGATATAATAAAAACTCACCCCGCGTCCCAGGAAGCGGTTTCGGCGGCGGAACGGCTCGGAGCCCTTTCCGAACCTTCCAAAAAAAAGTAGATGGACGCGTCGTTTCGCAGATCGCTCGCGGTCTCGGCGGCGTTGCATGCCGCGCTGTTTTTGTCGGCCCTCCTTGAGATTGCACTCAAACCCAGATATGTGGTGATCCCCGTCGATCTTATGTATTTTGCTCCGCCTGCGCAGAGCGTAGAGGAGATTATTAAGAAGGAAGATGAAATCATCGTGCCCCGCAAGCCGGCGGAAGTCAAAAAAAAACCCGCGGAAGTAAAAAAAGATAAGCCGCAGCCGGCGCCTCCCGCTCCTCCGGCGCCGATGAAACCATCGGCGAGTATTTCGCCGGAGTCGGCGCAGTTTCCGTATCTTTATTATCTCAGACGAGTGCGCGAGGCGATATCGTCGAACTGGGGCTGGAGCGGCCGCGAAACGGGCGGACTAAAGAGCGTGGTTTATTTTAAGATCCGGCGCGACGGAACCATAATCGAGCCGGAACTCAAAGAATCCTCCTCCGACGACGTTTTCGACGCTGTGGCTCTGCGCGCGGTCAAGATTTCGGCGCCCTTCGCGCCTCTGCCGACGGGTTACCAGGAAAATACTCTGGGCATTTATTTTGAGTTTTCGTATAAAGAATGAGCAAAGGACGCCATTGCCATTGCGAGGAAGGAACGAAGTGACTGACGAAGCAATCTCGCTTATTGTGAGATTGCCACGGTCATCAAGTTCGGGAACTTGATGACCTCGCAATGACATTATGATTGGATGATAATGAAAAAGAACAAACGCGGCCACCGCCATATTTTTTTTGCGCTGACTTTTTTTGCGGCTGCCGTACCTTCCGTCAATGCCGCCCCCCGCGACGTTTATCTTAAACTGACGGCACACGGACAGCGATTGGATTTGGGTGTATCCGAATTTGTCGTCGGGCGGGGCGCTTCGGTCGAAGACGCCAAGACCGCGCGGCAGGCGCGCTCCGTGGCCAAGGACGATTTGGTTTTCACAAGAATTTTCAACATTGTGGAGGGCGGCCCCTCATATACCGGCAAACCGGACGAATTAAAATACTGGGAGAAAATAGGGGCGGATATACTTTTGTGCGGAGAATTCCGCGCCGAGGCGACCGGCCATTATGTCGTTGCCCGTCTTATGGATGTGGAAGGAAAAGGGGAAATATGGTCGAAAGAATTCCAATTCGATAAAAAAGAGTCCCCGAGAAAAATGGCGCACTCCATAGCCGACGAAGTCGTGCTGCGGCTTTCGGGCGAGAGCGGCATTGCGTCAACAAAAATAGTTTTTTCAAACGACGCTCCCGGCTCCAAAGAAATTTATGTAATCGATTACGACGGGTATAACCTCAGACGGCTGACAAACGAGAATTCCATAGCGCTTTTACCGAAGTTTTCGCCCGACGGTAAAGAAATAATTTATACCACATACTACAGGGGAAATCCCGATCTCTATAGCATAAACACCGAAAACCTGGAACGTCGCGCCGTTTCCACCACCCAGGGGCTCAATACCGCCGCCTCGTTTTCGCCGGATTCTTCGCGGATTGTCCTTACGCAGTCCAGAGGCGAAAGCCCCAATCTTTATCTGCTCGAGCGCGACGGAAATTTCATAAGACGGCTTACGCGTTTTTCGGGGATTGACACCTCTCCGAGTTATTCTCCGACGGGCAACGACATCGCGTTTATTTCAAACCGCGCTGGCTATCCTCAACTTTATATTATGAGCGCCGAAGGCACAAACTTCAGGAGAGTATCCACAAGA containing:
- the ygbF gene encoding tol-pal system protein YbgF, with protein sequence MKLIPAAALAVFFPFVFAGCLATSREIVELRDDINQLRLKLNELQINQADLGDKMSSLDLNISAFSERLEENKNVMSLVARRLDDMESNITSKVGKISDRMDAQSDRGTPSNSSGDAAAAGIQPASGAAEIPPGELYRMAYDDFVAGRQESAADAFKIFLAKHPDASLAPDARYYLGESYYSRSMWKDASAEFSALVEKYPKSEHTPSALYKKALSEEMLGNSEDAKKIYADIIKTHPASQEAVSAAERLGALSEPSKKK
- the tolB gene encoding Tol-Pal system beta propeller repeat protein TolB, which codes for MIMKKNKRGHRHIFFALTFFAAAVPSVNAAPRDVYLKLTAHGQRLDLGVSEFVVGRGASVEDAKTARQARSVAKDDLVFTRIFNIVEGGPSYTGKPDELKYWEKIGADILLCGEFRAEATGHYVVARLMDVEGKGEIWSKEFQFDKKESPRKMAHSIADEVVLRLSGESGIASTKIVFSNDAPGSKEIYVIDYDGYNLRRLTNENSIALLPKFSPDGKEIIYTTYYRGNPDLYSINTENLERRAVSTTQGLNTAASFSPDSSRIVLTQSRGESPNLYLLERDGNFIRRLTRFSGIDTSPSYSPTGNDIAFISNRAGYPQLYIMSAEGTNFRRVSTRGFCDSPAWSPRGDRIAFTMYADGKHNIFVYEVSGGKISQLTSGEGNDENPSWSPDGRYIVFTSTRNGRKELFRMFADGASQARVADIPGKCHTPNWSPRLY